The following proteins are encoded in a genomic region of Mycolicibacterium rutilum:
- a CDS encoding L,D-transpeptidase family protein encodes MRRLLTLICAAVLTVAVSPVAAAQMTPWFAQSVGRATQVISVVGVGGSKAKMDVYQRTAAGWQPVAAGIPARIGANGMAPQTHDGQMKTPMGVFSLDFAFGTAPNPGGGLQYVQVGPNHWWDGDMKSPTYNTMQVCEKSQCPFNTDPASGTENLQIPQYVHAVVMGVNKARVPGNGGAFFLHATDGGPTAGCVAIDDNTLVDIMRWLRPGAVIAIAQ; translated from the coding sequence GTGCGCCGGCTGCTGACGTTGATCTGTGCGGCGGTGCTGACGGTGGCCGTGTCCCCGGTCGCCGCAGCACAGATGACGCCGTGGTTCGCCCAGTCGGTGGGCCGCGCCACCCAAGTGATTTCTGTTGTCGGCGTTGGCGGTTCGAAGGCCAAGATGGACGTCTACCAGCGCACCGCCGCGGGTTGGCAGCCCGTCGCCGCCGGGATCCCGGCGCGGATCGGCGCCAACGGCATGGCGCCCCAGACCCACGACGGCCAGATGAAGACGCCGATGGGCGTGTTCTCGCTCGACTTCGCCTTCGGCACCGCGCCCAATCCCGGTGGCGGCCTGCAGTACGTCCAGGTCGGGCCCAACCACTGGTGGGACGGCGACATGAAAAGCCCGACCTACAACACCATGCAGGTCTGCGAGAAGTCGCAGTGCCCGTTCAACACCGACCCCGCCAGCGGCACCGAGAACCTGCAGATCCCGCAATACGTCCACGCCGTCGTGATGGGCGTCAACAAGGCGCGGGTGCCAGGCAACGGCGGCGCGTTCTTCCTGCACGCCACCGACGGCGGACCGACCGCGGGATGTGTGGCCATCGACGACAACACGCTCGTCGACATCATGCGCTGGCTACGCCCCGGCGCGGTGATCGCGATCGCGCAGTAG
- a CDS encoding ABC transporter substrate-binding protein translates to MRRVRKAAAIACAIALLATACGSDDSTSGSGGGDIEVAMTSFPDYIDPQLSYTVEGWEVLWNVYTPLLTYKHAKGEEGTEVVPGLAEAMPEISPDGTTYKLKLRSNMKYSDGTPIKASDFTYAIQRLFKADSGGSVFYDVIVGATDYAEGKAQTISGITTDDNTGDITIKLTAPNGTFENILALMFAAPVPPSTPLDKDATNTPPPSSGPFMISKVDAPRTMTMERNPNFSTVKDAGATEVADANVDSITITENKNNSAQVTDIQQNRVDFMVDPPASDRLQEVKSRYADRFRFEDTINTYYFFMNTERAPFNDLRVRQAINYAVDPEALNRIFGGRLHPSQQILPPGMPGYQEYKLYPGPDMNKAKQLIAEANPADRDITVWTDDEPDRKRIGEYYHDLLTQLGFNATLKVIAGDVYWTTIGNQSTPDVDTGFADWFQDFPHPDDFFRPLLHGDSILPTNGNNLSRANIGANNAKQDELLTKQITDDGVEDQYAALDRAYMEQAVWAPYGNEQYTTFLSERMDFDKSYHHLLFHQDYTSFALK, encoded by the coding sequence ATGAGACGAGTCCGTAAGGCGGCGGCCATCGCATGTGCGATCGCGCTGCTGGCGACGGCATGTGGCAGCGACGACAGCACGAGCGGGTCGGGCGGCGGTGACATCGAGGTCGCGATGACGTCGTTTCCGGACTACATCGACCCGCAGCTGTCCTACACCGTCGAGGGGTGGGAGGTGCTGTGGAACGTCTACACCCCGCTGCTGACCTACAAGCACGCCAAGGGTGAAGAGGGCACCGAGGTGGTGCCCGGCCTGGCCGAGGCCATGCCCGAGATCTCCCCCGACGGCACCACGTACAAGCTCAAGCTCCGGTCCAACATGAAGTACTCCGACGGAACCCCCATCAAGGCATCGGATTTCACGTACGCGATCCAGCGGTTGTTCAAGGCCGACTCCGGCGGCTCGGTGTTCTACGACGTCATCGTCGGCGCCACCGACTACGCCGAGGGCAAGGCGCAGACGATCAGCGGCATCACCACCGATGACAACACCGGCGACATCACCATCAAGCTGACCGCGCCCAACGGCACCTTCGAGAACATCCTCGCGCTGATGTTCGCCGCCCCGGTGCCGCCGAGCACCCCGCTCGACAAGGACGCCACGAACACCCCACCGCCGTCCAGCGGCCCCTTCATGATCAGCAAGGTCGACGCGCCCCGGACCATGACGATGGAGCGCAACCCCAACTTCTCCACGGTCAAGGACGCCGGCGCCACCGAGGTGGCCGACGCGAACGTCGACTCCATCACGATCACCGAGAACAAGAACAACAGCGCGCAGGTCACCGACATCCAGCAGAACCGCGTCGACTTCATGGTCGACCCGCCGGCCTCGGATCGCCTGCAGGAGGTGAAATCCCGCTACGCCGACCGGTTCCGGTTCGAGGACACGATCAACACCTATTACTTCTTCATGAACACCGAACGGGCGCCGTTCAACGACCTGCGGGTCCGCCAGGCCATCAACTACGCCGTCGACCCCGAGGCGCTCAACCGCATCTTCGGCGGCCGTCTGCACCCGAGCCAGCAGATCCTGCCGCCCGGCATGCCCGGCTACCAGGAGTACAAGCTCTACCCCGGCCCCGACATGAACAAGGCCAAACAGCTGATCGCCGAGGCCAATCCGGCCGACCGTGACATCACGGTGTGGACCGACGACGAGCCCGACCGCAAGCGGATCGGCGAGTACTACCACGACCTGCTCACCCAGCTCGGGTTCAACGCGACGCTGAAAGTCATTGCCGGTGACGTGTACTGGACGACGATCGGCAACCAGTCGACACCCGACGTCGACACCGGGTTCGCCGACTGGTTCCAGGACTTTCCGCACCCGGACGACTTCTTCCGGCCGCTGCTGCACGGCGACAGCATCCTGCCCACCAACGGCAACAACCTCTCCCGGGCGAACATCGGTGCCAACAACGCCAAGCAGGACGAGCTGCTGACCAAGCAGATCACGGACGACGGCGTCGAAGATCAGTACGCCGCGCTGGATCGGGCCTACATGGAGCAGGCGGTCTGGGCACCGTACGGCAACGAGCAGTACACCACGTTCCTGTCGGAACGCATGGACTTCGACAAGTCCTACCACCACCTGCTGTTCCATCAGGACTACACCTCGTTCGCGCTCAAGTAG
- a CDS encoding FAD-dependent oxidoreductase: MTSLWLANRVEQPAPADPLAESDRSADVVVVGAGITGLITAVLLARAGKDVLVLEAFRVGAGATGNTTAKISLLQSTKLSKIVSKHGAKTAGQYVEGNREGQQWLVQHCEAHGLSVQREDAYTYAQSEQGVGMVREELQACEAAGLDVEWVDDADVPFPFHGAVKLGEQAQFDPMPLLDSLVVELDERGGRLAQGVRVQKVSTDGDGLTLGVRTLTGGEFDVHAKQCVLATGIPILDRGGFFARLKPQRSYCMAYKVPGNITRGMYISADSPTRSLRYAPTPDGDRLIAGGAGHPVGHEKSPASSVQELDQWTKLHFPGAMQTHYWSAQDYSPIDELPYVGPILPGNEKIFVATGFDKWGMTNGTAAALALASRILGGRMDWAEAFDSWSPHELSGIPKALQTNAQVGFYLARGWITPVTRIANRTPEEGGVVSGPPWDLEARSVVDGCEYRVSPVCPHLGGIVNWNDADESWECPLHGSRFAPDGTLLEGPATRNLTAAR, translated from the coding sequence ATGACTTCTCTGTGGCTGGCAAACCGCGTCGAACAACCGGCACCGGCCGATCCGCTGGCCGAATCCGACCGATCCGCCGACGTCGTGGTGGTGGGCGCGGGCATCACGGGGCTGATCACCGCGGTGCTCCTGGCGCGCGCCGGCAAGGACGTGCTGGTGCTCGAGGCGTTCCGGGTGGGCGCGGGCGCAACCGGCAACACGACCGCCAAGATCAGCCTGCTGCAGAGCACCAAGCTGTCCAAGATCGTGTCCAAACACGGCGCCAAGACGGCCGGCCAGTACGTCGAGGGCAACCGCGAGGGCCAGCAGTGGCTCGTGCAGCACTGCGAGGCGCACGGGTTGTCGGTGCAACGCGAGGACGCCTACACCTACGCGCAGTCCGAGCAGGGCGTGGGCATGGTGCGCGAGGAGTTGCAGGCATGCGAGGCCGCCGGACTGGACGTCGAGTGGGTCGACGACGCCGATGTGCCGTTCCCGTTCCACGGTGCGGTCAAGTTGGGCGAGCAGGCGCAGTTCGATCCGATGCCGTTGCTCGACAGCCTGGTCGTCGAACTCGACGAGCGCGGCGGGCGGCTGGCGCAAGGCGTTCGGGTGCAGAAGGTTTCGACCGATGGCGACGGTTTGACGCTGGGCGTACGCACCTTGACCGGGGGCGAGTTCGACGTGCACGCCAAGCAGTGCGTGCTCGCGACGGGGATCCCGATCCTGGACCGCGGCGGCTTTTTCGCCCGCCTCAAACCGCAACGCTCCTACTGCATGGCCTACAAGGTGCCCGGAAACATCACCCGCGGCATGTACATCTCCGCCGACTCGCCCACCCGGTCGCTGCGGTACGCGCCGACCCCCGACGGTGACCGGCTCATCGCCGGCGGCGCGGGCCATCCCGTCGGCCACGAGAAGAGCCCGGCCTCGTCGGTGCAGGAGCTCGACCAGTGGACGAAGCTGCACTTTCCCGGCGCGATGCAGACGCATTACTGGTCGGCACAGGACTATTCACCGATCGACGAGCTGCCCTACGTCGGACCGATCCTGCCCGGTAACGAGAAGATCTTCGTCGCAACGGGTTTCGACAAGTGGGGCATGACGAACGGGACCGCGGCGGCGCTGGCGCTGGCGAGCCGCATCCTGGGCGGACGGATGGACTGGGCCGAGGCGTTCGACAGCTGGAGCCCGCACGAGCTGTCCGGCATTCCGAAGGCGCTGCAGACCAACGCCCAGGTCGGTTTCTACCTGGCGCGGGGCTGGATCACCCCGGTCACGCGGATCGCCAACCGGACCCCGGAGGAGGGCGGCGTGGTCAGCGGTCCGCCGTGGGATCTGGAAGCCCGCAGCGTGGTGGACGGTTGCGAGTACCGGGTGTCGCCGGTGTGCCCGCATCTGGGCGGCATCGTCAACTGGAACGACGCCGACGAATCGTGGGAGTGCCCGCTGCACGGGTCCCGTTTCGCGCCGGACGGCACCCTGCTCGAAGGCCCGGCGACGCGCAATCTCACTGCGGCTCGGTGA
- a CDS encoding ABC transporter ATP-binding protein — protein MSALLQVADLRVGFRTDDGTVQAVDGVSFDVRAGEVLAIVGESGSGKSVTAQTITGLTRAPNATITGSVTYGGRELVDMDDDGLRAVRGEQIAMVFQDPMSSLNPVYRVGDQIVEMIRAHRDVSRAEARAQTVELLRSVGIARPESRIRDYPHQFSGGMRQRVMIAMALALEPALLIADEPTTALDVTVQAQILGLLDRLNRERDLAVIMITHDLGVVAELADRVLVMYAGQVVEDGTLDDIFYRPQHPYTSGLLGSLTRLDQPRGGRLPQISGQPPSLLAPPQGCRFSPRCPYVFDRCAQLPTLEIRPGATHLDRCWLDQDHKQQLREPVTS, from the coding sequence GTGAGCGCGCTGCTGCAGGTCGCGGATCTGCGGGTCGGGTTCCGCACCGACGACGGCACGGTGCAGGCGGTCGACGGTGTGTCATTCGACGTGCGCGCAGGCGAGGTGCTGGCCATCGTCGGCGAGTCCGGATCGGGCAAAAGCGTGACCGCCCAGACGATCACCGGATTGACCCGAGCGCCCAACGCCACCATCACCGGCTCCGTGACGTACGGGGGACGTGAGCTCGTCGACATGGACGACGACGGGCTGCGTGCCGTGCGCGGTGAGCAGATCGCGATGGTCTTCCAGGACCCGATGTCGTCGCTGAACCCCGTCTACCGGGTGGGTGACCAGATCGTGGAGATGATCCGCGCCCACCGCGACGTCTCGAGGGCCGAGGCCCGCGCCCAAACCGTCGAGCTGCTGCGGTCGGTGGGAATCGCCCGCCCCGAGAGCAGGATTCGCGATTACCCGCATCAGTTCTCCGGCGGTATGCGCCAGCGGGTGATGATCGCCATGGCGCTGGCCCTGGAACCGGCGCTGCTGATTGCCGACGAACCGACCACTGCACTCGATGTCACCGTGCAGGCGCAGATCCTGGGGCTGCTCGACCGGCTCAACCGTGAGCGCGACCTGGCCGTCATCATGATCACCCACGACCTCGGCGTGGTCGCCGAACTCGCGGACCGGGTGCTGGTCATGTACGCCGGGCAGGTCGTCGAGGACGGCACGCTCGACGACATTTTCTACCGGCCGCAGCACCCCTACACCTCGGGGCTGCTGGGCTCGCTGACCCGGCTCGATCAGCCGCGTGGCGGCCGGTTGCCGCAGATCTCCGGTCAGCCTCCGTCGCTGCTGGCGCCGCCGCAGGGGTGCCGCTTCAGCCCGCGCTGCCCGTACGTGTTCGACAGGTGCGCGCAGCTACCCACACTCGAGATCCGTCCCGGTGCAACGCATCTGGACAGGTGCTGGCTCGATCAGGACCACAAGCAACAACTCAGGGAACCGGTGACGTCGTGA
- a CDS encoding ABC transporter permease, protein MARFIARRLVGMVAVLFAISVIVFLIFNVIPNSDPAARIAGKNADPALIARVSADLGLDQPIAVQYLTMMRQIFTGQLMSYAKDRNVLEQIWDGLPATFSLCIGAGVLWMALAMLFGYLSAVHAGRFTDRALTILSLVGVSVPVFWLAAILLYFLTYKVQLFPTGSYVPLSTDPLEWAYHLVLPWFTLAVLFIGFYSRVLRSNMLDTMNEDFVRTARAKGISERQVRMRHVLRNSMIPVITLFGLDFGMVVGGGAILTETVYNLNGVGLYAGEAIRSLDLPPLMGVTMFGAFFIVLLNTVVDIVYAVLDPRIRLGQAAAA, encoded by the coding sequence ATGGCGCGGTTCATCGCCCGGCGGCTGGTCGGGATGGTTGCGGTGCTGTTCGCGATCTCGGTGATCGTGTTCCTCATCTTCAACGTGATCCCGAACTCCGACCCGGCGGCGCGCATCGCAGGCAAGAACGCCGATCCCGCGCTGATCGCCCGGGTGAGCGCCGATCTCGGGCTGGATCAGCCCATCGCCGTGCAGTACCTGACGATGATGCGGCAGATCTTCACCGGTCAGCTCATGTCGTATGCCAAGGACCGCAACGTCCTCGAGCAGATCTGGGACGGACTGCCCGCGACGTTCTCGCTGTGCATCGGCGCCGGCGTGCTGTGGATGGCGCTGGCCATGCTGTTCGGCTATCTGTCGGCGGTGCACGCCGGCCGGTTCACCGACCGCGCGCTCACCATCCTGTCGTTGGTCGGGGTGTCGGTGCCGGTGTTCTGGCTTGCGGCGATCCTGCTGTACTTCCTCACCTACAAGGTGCAGCTGTTCCCGACGGGCAGCTACGTGCCGTTGAGCACGGATCCGCTGGAGTGGGCGTATCACCTTGTGCTGCCGTGGTTCACGCTGGCCGTGCTCTTCATCGGGTTCTACAGTCGCGTGCTGCGCTCCAACATGCTCGACACCATGAACGAGGATTTCGTGCGCACCGCGCGGGCCAAGGGCATCAGCGAACGTCAGGTCCGGATGCGGCACGTGCTGCGCAACTCGATGATCCCGGTCATCACGCTGTTCGGCCTGGACTTCGGCATGGTCGTCGGCGGCGGGGCCATCCTCACCGAGACGGTGTACAACCTCAACGGCGTCGGGCTGTACGCCGGCGAGGCGATCCGGTCCCTCGATCTACCGCCACTGATGGGAGTGACGATGTTCGGCGCGTTCTTCATCGTGCTGCTCAACACCGTCGTCGACATCGTCTACGCGGTGCTCGACCCACGGATCCGGCTGGGTCAGGCGGCGGCCGCGTGA
- a CDS encoding ABC transporter permease, with amino-acid sequence MVTPISETAVSDQPPLPTGVPVAAIRGRSPWYLAWLRLRRNTVALGFGALFILIVLFCLAAPLWADHVAHTGPNDNHITDSVSINGVDTDVVGADGTPIGPGLRGQFLLGADQNGRDVMVRLMYGGRTSIYVGLAAAAFTTLVGVVVGLLAGFYRGWLDAVLTRILDVIWAFPVLLLGIALGTALAVGGLELGFISIAGDSIWIPILIIGVVYVPYMARPIRGEILALREKEFVEAAVAQGMSPLRIMFSELLPNVISTIIVFFTLNIANDMLLESALSFLGAGVRPPNASWGTMIADGYDMIYTAPHLTVVPGLMIIATVLSLNVFGDGLRDALDPRAKIRLEH; translated from the coding sequence GTGGTCACCCCCATCAGCGAAACGGCGGTCTCGGATCAACCACCACTGCCCACCGGAGTGCCCGTGGCCGCCATCCGCGGTCGCAGCCCTTGGTATCTGGCGTGGCTTCGGCTGCGGCGCAACACGGTTGCGCTGGGCTTCGGTGCGCTGTTCATCCTGATCGTGCTGTTCTGCCTGGCGGCGCCGCTGTGGGCCGACCATGTGGCGCACACCGGTCCCAACGACAACCACATCACCGATTCGGTCTCGATCAACGGCGTCGACACCGACGTCGTCGGGGCCGACGGCACACCGATCGGACCGGGCCTGCGGGGCCAGTTCCTGCTCGGCGCCGACCAGAACGGCCGCGATGTGATGGTGCGGTTGATGTACGGCGGCCGCACCTCGATATATGTGGGCCTGGCCGCGGCCGCGTTCACCACGCTGGTCGGTGTGGTCGTCGGACTGCTGGCGGGCTTCTACCGCGGCTGGCTCGACGCGGTGCTCACCCGGATCTTGGACGTCATCTGGGCGTTTCCCGTGCTGCTGCTCGGGATCGCGCTGGGCACCGCACTGGCGGTGGGCGGCCTCGAACTCGGGTTCATCTCGATCGCGGGTGACTCGATCTGGATACCGATCCTGATCATCGGTGTGGTCTACGTGCCCTACATGGCCAGGCCGATCCGCGGCGAGATCCTCGCGCTGCGGGAGAAGGAGTTTGTCGAAGCCGCTGTGGCACAGGGCATGAGCCCGCTGCGGATCATGTTCTCGGAGTTGTTGCCGAACGTGATCTCCACCATCATCGTGTTTTTCACGCTCAACATCGCCAACGACATGCTGTTGGAGTCGGCGCTGTCGTTTTTGGGGGCCGGTGTGCGGCCACCCAATGCGTCGTGGGGCACGATGATCGCCGACGGCTACGACATGATCTACACCGCACCGCATCTCACTGTGGTTCCCGGGCTGATGATCATCGCGACGGTGTTGTCGCTGAACGTGTTCGGTGATGGCCTGCGTGATGCGCTGGACCCGCGCGCCAAGATCCGGTTGGAGCACTGA
- a CDS encoding nuclear transport factor 2 family protein, with protein sequence MGDIEEIQQVKFRYLRALDTKHWDDFAATLTEDVVGKYGESIGEDHHFTDRDELVTFMRNSLGPEIITEHRVTHPEITVDGDEATGTWYLQDRVIAADFNFMLIGAGFYHDRYRRTSDGWRICETGYDRTYDASMSLEALNFKVKPGRALNI encoded by the coding sequence ATGGGTGACATCGAAGAGATCCAGCAAGTCAAGTTCCGGTACCTGCGTGCGTTGGACACCAAGCACTGGGACGACTTCGCGGCGACGCTGACCGAGGACGTGGTCGGCAAGTACGGCGAGTCGATCGGCGAGGACCACCACTTCACCGACCGCGATGAGTTGGTCACGTTCATGCGCAACTCGCTGGGCCCGGAGATCATCACCGAACACCGCGTCACCCATCCGGAGATCACTGTCGACGGTGACGAGGCGACCGGCACCTGGTACCTGCAGGACCGGGTGATCGCGGCCGACTTCAACTTCATGTTGATCGGCGCCGGTTTCTATCACGACCGGTACCGCCGGACCAGTGACGGCTGGAGGATCTGCGAAACGGGTTACGACCGCACCTACGACGCGTCGATGTCGTTGGAGGCGCTCAACTTCAAGGTGAAACCCGGTCGCGCTTTAAATATCTGA
- a CDS encoding ABC transporter ATP-binding protein, with protein MTKGDPLLEVTDLVKHFPIKSGVVVDREVARVRAVDGVSFTLHEGETLGLVGESGCGKSTLCRALLQLTTPTSGSVKFQGDELVGRSTRELRPLRRQMQMVFQDPFASLNPRKRVGQIIGDPMKLHGIADGAELMRRVQDLLDRVGLNAEHYNRFPHEFSGGQRQRIGIARALALRPKFIVLDEPVSALDVSVQAQIINLLKDVQDEYALSFLFVAHDLGVVRHVSDRVAVMYLGRIVEESGADDLFAQPIHPYSTALLSAIPIPDPRRNAARERLVLDGDVPSPIDPPLGCRFHTRCPWATEVCTSDDPLLVEHTAGHAAACHHPRHVAESLATRSGVQRI; from the coding sequence GTGACCAAGGGCGATCCGCTGCTGGAGGTCACCGACCTCGTCAAGCATTTCCCGATCAAGTCCGGGGTGGTGGTCGACCGCGAGGTCGCGCGGGTACGCGCCGTCGACGGCGTCAGCTTCACCCTCCACGAGGGCGAAACCCTCGGCCTGGTCGGCGAATCCGGCTGCGGCAAGTCGACGCTGTGCCGGGCGCTGCTGCAACTCACCACACCCACCTCGGGTTCGGTGAAGTTCCAGGGCGACGAACTCGTCGGGCGGTCGACGCGCGAGCTGCGCCCGCTGCGCAGACAGATGCAGATGGTGTTCCAGGATCCGTTCGCATCGCTGAACCCGCGCAAGCGGGTGGGCCAGATCATCGGTGACCCGATGAAGCTGCACGGCATCGCCGACGGCGCCGAGTTGATGCGGCGCGTACAGGACCTCCTCGACCGGGTCGGCCTGAACGCCGAGCACTACAACCGGTTCCCGCACGAGTTCTCCGGCGGCCAGCGTCAGCGCATCGGCATCGCCAGGGCGCTGGCGCTGCGGCCGAAGTTCATCGTCCTCGACGAACCCGTGTCCGCGCTCGACGTCTCGGTGCAGGCCCAGATCATCAACCTGCTCAAGGATGTGCAGGACGAGTACGCGTTGTCGTTTTTGTTTGTCGCGCACGATCTCGGTGTGGTGCGGCATGTTTCGGACCGGGTCGCGGTGATGTACCTCGGGCGCATCGTCGAGGAGTCCGGTGCCGACGACCTGTTCGCACAGCCGATCCACCCCTACTCGACCGCACTGCTGTCGGCGATCCCGATCCCGGACCCCCGCCGCAACGCCGCGCGCGAGCGACTCGTGCTCGACGGTGATGTGCCCAGCCCGATCGACCCGCCGCTCGGCTGCCGCTTTCACACCCGGTGCCCGTGGGCGACCGAGGTGTGCACCTCCGACGACCCGCTCCTCGTCGAGCACACGGCCGGTCACGCGGCGGCATGCCATCATCCGCGCCACGTCGCCGAGAGCCTGGCGACGCGGTCGGGAGTGCAGCGGATCTAA
- a CDS encoding Hsp70 family protein, with protein sequence MSDPLGLSIGTTNLVAVRVGNQPVMRRSVHILPDGETITGFVERIGDPVPLVAADGSAYPAEQLLVEALAALVDAPAADATVAVPAHWGAAATRALRTALRAHPVLASARLVPDAVASLTALRIGTGLPTQGVVALLDFGGGGTSITLADAGAAFEAIDETTRHTDFSGDAIDQALLGRVLDGLPGDVDPAGTAAVGSLTRLREDCRAAKERLSASPATNVVAELPGRRAEIQLTRAGLDELLAAPLEGVLSALDMTLQRNGIGYPDLAAVVAVGGGASIPAVGARLGVHTGVPVITTPQPGLDAAAGAVALGATASAAEAETGIAPVAQVSAEAPGSATFRALAWSQDDGPADEPVPYTGPEPYAPVYDTGSLRPPVQYVPATGPIDQPRAWQRLPGLVFGAAAAIALVAVGGVAIALTSATGSTGVSEVPRTTASPPAPVPVSAEPPPPAQPPPPVETVTVTSAPPPPPPVTETTWTTTVPTTTTTPPTTTTTTTTTTTTTTTTTTTTTTTSPTTTTTTTTTTPATTPMTTTYLTVPFVPVPIPIPVPAPAP encoded by the coding sequence ATGAGCGACCCCCTGGGGTTGTCGATCGGGACGACGAATCTGGTCGCGGTACGCGTCGGCAATCAACCCGTGATGCGTCGTTCGGTGCACATCTTGCCGGACGGCGAGACCATCACCGGCTTCGTCGAGCGGATCGGCGACCCGGTGCCGCTGGTCGCCGCCGACGGTTCGGCATATCCGGCCGAACAACTGCTGGTCGAGGCGCTGGCCGCGCTGGTCGACGCGCCCGCCGCCGATGCGACGGTGGCCGTGCCCGCGCACTGGGGTGCCGCCGCGACGCGCGCCCTGCGCACCGCGCTGCGGGCGCATCCGGTACTGGCGTCCGCGCGGTTGGTGCCGGATGCGGTGGCGTCGCTGACCGCGCTGCGCATTGGAACGGGCCTGCCGACGCAGGGTGTGGTGGCGCTGCTCGATTTCGGCGGCGGCGGCACGAGCATCACGCTCGCCGACGCCGGGGCGGCGTTCGAGGCGATCGACGAGACCACCCGCCACACGGACTTTTCCGGCGATGCGATCGACCAGGCGCTGCTGGGCCGCGTCCTCGACGGTCTGCCCGGCGACGTCGACCCGGCCGGGACCGCCGCGGTGGGGTCGCTGACGCGGCTGCGCGAGGACTGCCGCGCCGCCAAGGAGCGCCTGTCGGCATCGCCCGCGACGAACGTGGTGGCCGAACTACCCGGCCGCCGTGCCGAGATCCAGTTGACCCGCGCCGGCTTGGACGAATTGCTCGCCGCGCCTCTCGAGGGGGTGCTCAGCGCGCTGGATATGACGTTGCAGCGCAACGGAATCGGCTACCCGGATCTCGCGGCCGTGGTGGCCGTCGGTGGCGGCGCGAGCATCCCGGCGGTCGGTGCGCGGCTCGGGGTGCACACGGGCGTGCCGGTGATCACGACGCCGCAACCGGGCCTCGACGCCGCAGCCGGTGCGGTTGCCTTGGGTGCGACGGCGTCGGCCGCCGAAGCCGAAACGGGCATCGCGCCGGTGGCCCAGGTCTCGGCGGAGGCGCCCGGTTCAGCGACGTTTCGCGCCCTGGCGTGGTCGCAGGACGACGGACCCGCCGACGAGCCCGTGCCCTACACCGGCCCCGAGCCCTACGCACCCGTCTATGACACCGGCTCGCTGCGCCCGCCGGTGCAGTACGTGCCCGCGACCGGCCCGATCGACCAACCCCGCGCGTGGCAGCGCCTGCCCGGGCTGGTGTTCGGCGCGGCGGCGGCGATCGCGCTGGTCGCGGTCGGCGGTGTGGCGATCGCCCTGACCAGCGCGACAGGCAGCACCGGCGTCAGCGAGGTGCCGCGCACGACCGCGTCGCCGCCGGCCCCGGTCCCCGTGTCGGCCGAGCCGCCGCCACCGGCGCAGCCACCGCCGCCCGTGGAGACCGTCACCGTCACCAGCGCGCCGCCGCCTCCGCCGCCGGTGACCGAGACGACGTGGACGACGACCGTACCCACCACGACCACCACACCACCGACGACCACCACGACGACGACAACGACAACGACGACAACGACAACGACGACAACGACAACGACAACGACGTCGCCGACCACCACGACCACCACCACGACGACGACTCCGGCGACGACGCCGATGACCACGACGTATCTGACCGTCCCGTTCGTACCGGTGCCGATACCGATCCCGGTACCGGCGCCCGCGCCTTAG
- a CDS encoding cupin domain-containing protein, whose translation MKRVILGLAVGTLIAGAGPATAYATPAEGDIERTDIAKGTTDVPIAIVAVGQPTTLYVQNLALGPASSSGWHSHPGPEYSVINEGTLHLQTANGCAPAAFGAGQAIFIPAGVPHVVSNTGAEHAAATVTYTVPADRAVRDDAPAACP comes from the coding sequence GTGAAACGCGTAATTCTCGGCCTCGCCGTCGGAACCCTCATTGCCGGAGCCGGCCCGGCGACCGCCTACGCCACGCCCGCCGAGGGCGACATCGAGCGCACCGACATCGCCAAGGGCACCACCGACGTGCCGATCGCGATCGTCGCGGTCGGACAACCGACCACGCTGTACGTGCAGAACCTCGCGCTCGGGCCGGCGTCGAGCAGCGGCTGGCACAGCCATCCGGGGCCGGAGTACTCGGTGATCAACGAGGGCACACTGCATCTGCAGACCGCGAACGGCTGTGCGCCAGCGGCATTCGGCGCCGGGCAGGCGATCTTCATCCCGGCCGGCGTCCCGCACGTGGTGTCGAACACGGGTGCCGAACATGCGGCGGCGACGGTCACCTACACCGTTCCCGCAGACCGCGCGGTGCGCGACGACGCGCCCGCGGCCTGTCCTTAG